GGAAAGTCATCATCGCGGAAGGCTCCTCAATCAACCGTAGCGCAACTATGAAGATGTTTCTCCTGTACGGTTATGACAAGCTGATTGATCTCGATCCCCACAAGGTGAGCCTCGTTGACTTGAACGCGGACGCACTGATCGAAAAGACGGTGCCGGGCGCGAAACGGATGACGTCGAGAAAGGTTCCGGTCACCCTCAACAGGGCCGATGTGATCATCAACGTGCCAGTCATGAAAAACCATTTTGCGGCCATCACCTCGCTCGCGATTAAGAGTCTCCAGGGAGCGATGCCGCCTCTTGAGAAATATATGAGTCATTTCTTTGGGCTCTGGCAGAACCTGGTCAACATTCACCTTCTCGTCAAACCAAAGCTGCACATTATTGATGGCCTCGTCGGGCAGGAAGATTTCGGCCCGGTCTCAGGCACACCAAAGCCAATGAACCTGTTGATCGGAGGGGTGAACCCGGTAGCGGTGGATGCGGTGACCATGAGGATCATGGGGCTCGATCCGCTAACGTCGCCTCCCGTGCGGCTGGCCTATATGCAGGGCCTGGGACCGATTGACCCGGAGAAAATAAACATCATTGGGCCAGCGATCGCGGCAGTGGCGAGCCCGTTCAAGCAGCCGGAAATCAATTTGACGAGCGGCAGGGACATTACCATTCACGCTGAAAATGCCTGTCCCGGCTGCGCGGGATACCTCCACTTCGCCGTGGCTAAACTGCGACGGCCTGATCCGAAAGACCCATCGAGGCTTCTCATAGACCGGCCCTTTGATCGCAAGGTGCATATCTTTCTCGGTCCCACCATTGACCGCGACATCAATCCGGGCGAAACGAACATCTTCCTGGGTATCTGTCAGCAACACCATGCGGAAACGGGCGCCCATCTGCCGGGCTGTCCTCCTCATGCAGGGGTGCTGCTCAAGGGCATGTACCAATTATTTCCTGATGTCGAACGGCCCAAATACGCAGACGAGGCCGAGGAGATAAAGCTGGAAAGAATGCTCAAGGAAACCCAGGCTTCTCTTCATTGAGGGATCCTCTAAACTGCTATCAGCGCCAGCTCTCGCCGGTGCAAAACGTTGCCCTTACATAAAATAAAGTATTCCAATGCGTTATCAATTATATTGTTTTCATATAAACTATGATACGAGTGAGCCATGTACGAGGGGGGCGTTGCCAACGGACAGACAGTTTTTCATCACATAAATTATGATTCATACGGTAAAAAAACCATGATTCTGATTACCCACCATACCGGCGAGGCCCATGGCATCCTGGGCGTTCAGGCGGCAGGCACGCATCTGACGACGAATTTGCATATACCTTCGCTGGTGGTCGGCATTGAAAGACAGTTTTCCCAGGAACTGCTGTTAAGATTTCTTGACGATTATTATGCAGGCCAGGAAAAAATTATCGGATTCTCCCACCTATGCGGCCGTAAAGACCTCATGGAATTAATCGGCGCTGTCCATGAAAGGGGGTTTTTCACGATCCTCGGCGGCCCGCAGGCTGAAAAAGATTATTACGGAGAGGGCGATTCAGAGCGCTACCCAATGCGATTCAAGGGTTTGCACAAAGCAATAGACCTGGCAATTCAGGGGCCTGTTGACCGCCTGAAGCGGGAGCAGCTATCTTCAAAAGCAGGTTGCCTCAATTTCCCCTGGGGCAAAGATATCGTTCTCAATGTTGACTGGACAAACATTTATACCTTTGCGGATACACTGAAAAGGCTGGCAATAAGAACGGCGCAGGTACTGAATTCCATCGGTTGTCCCTATGCCAACAAGAAAAACACGGTCAGATTACCCCTGCCCGACACTATCAAAGGGAAATCATTAGATATTGACGTTGAATCATACGGCTGTATCTTTTGTGATGTCTCAAGAGATAAAGGCTTTCACGGACATATAGACAAAAGCGTAGTACTCTCGCAAATCAGGGCCTTACCGGAAGAAAACGAAAGAAAGATTCCCTTTGAGCTGATAGACGAGTATCCGATCAGCTCTTTGCAATGGATCATTGACGACGCTGCCCAGGCAGGCATCAAGTTATCCCGGATTGATCTGGTATGCCGGATTGATGATATAAATACTCATCCTGAACTTCTCGAGGCGGTTTTGAAAGCTGCCCAAGAAAAGCAGATAGCGATCAAGTTCGCATCAATCGGGTTTGAAT
This region of Deltaproteobacteria bacterium genomic DNA includes:
- a CDS encoding DUF362 domain-containing protein → MSKIALRKSRLSSALWSIFRDYYVNIPGVDPSYTHARWQQWKESAGVITYLAGSNGKVVGWIVYNPATSTVEEILVNGEEQQAKILFRMIDELIAVQNLVSAEVLASDQQRYRWLVEYGFRPTRSFTANDASFLKMDLSTAVLFKRLKGRKPAKDCRKKEKVAIEKVPASQTYAEIKESIENLVNKLGGVRKFVKAGQTVVIKPNLVADHGMVNGVYRGGVVTDIRIVRALVELLLPIAGKVIIAEGSSINRSATMKMFLLYGYDKLIDLDPHKVSLVDLNADALIEKTVPGAKRMTSRKVPVTLNRADVIINVPVMKNHFAAITSLAIKSLQGAMPPLEKYMSHFFGLWQNLVNIHLLVKPKLHIIDGLVGQEDFGPVSGTPKPMNLLIGGVNPVAVDAVTMRIMGLDPLTSPPVRLAYMQGLGPIDPEKINIIGPAIAAVASPFKQPEINLTSGRDITIHAENACPGCAGYLHFAVAKLRRPDPKDPSRLLIDRPFDRKVHIFLGPTIDRDINPGETNIFLGICQQHHAETGAHLPGCPPHAGVLLKGMYQLFPDVERPKYADEAEEIKLERMLKETQASLH